The Syntrophales bacterium genomic sequence AAGCGGATCCCGGTCCTTCCGGAGCGGGTGACCGCCGGGGAGGCCGTTTCATCGGGCATCCGCTCCTATCTCCTGCGCTCCGGCTGCTCCGTGGCGAGGATCTCGCCGTCCTGGGACCTTCGCGCGGAGACGATCCGGCCCGAGTGGGGAGACGTCCTGGTAGGGGGAACCATCGACACCCTGGAAGTGACCTGTGACCGCTCGAATCGCCTCAATCCCGTCAACCTTTACCAGGCGAAGGTCAAGCTGACGCTGGTCATGGCCGACATCAAAAGCGGGAAGATCGTTCATCGAACGACGGTGGAGAGCACCGCCTCCCTCAAGGACCTCGGCTTCTCCCGGGAAACCCTGCAGGCCCAGTTGAACGGCGCCCTCACCGACGCCATCGAGAGGATCGTCGACCGGTCCCGGAAATTGTATCCCGGCATGAACTGAAATTCGGAGCCTGGACCATGGAGCGCATTGCGGGAATCGTGCTGTCGGGCGGCAAAAACACCCGGATGGGAGCCAACAAGGCCTTCCTGACGGTGGAAGGGGAGCGGATGATCGACCGGGCCGTCCAGATCCTTCGGGATGTCTGTGACGAGATCCTGGTCGTGACGAACGAGCCCCTGGAGTACCTGGATCTTGGCGTCACCGTGGTGACGGACATTTTCAAGGGAATGGGGCCCCTGGCGGGCATCCATTCCGGCCTCTTTCACGCCGGGGCTCCGCGGGCCTTTGTCTGTGCCTGCGACATGCCGTACCTGGACGCCCCGTTTATCCGCTACCTGGTGTCCCTGGCGGAGGGATACGACATCGTCGTTCCCTGCCGGGGAGATCGCCCGGAGCCCCTGCATGCTGTCTACAGCCTGAAATGCCTGCCTGTCATACGGAGTCTCCTGGAGCGGAATGAACGGAAAGTAACGGGATTTTACAAAGGATTTCACATCCTGACGGTCGGAGAGGCGGAAACCGCGCCGTTCTTCGCCGGTCAGGACCCCTTCCTCAATGTCAACACCCGGGAACAGCTCCGGGCCTTGGGCCGTCAACCGTCCGCGCCGGGAAGCCGCACCTGAATGCCGGATGCGTGGCACCGCGTCTTCTTCCATCCCCTGTCCAGGCGGCAATTTCCCTTAATCCTTGACAAAGACTCCCCGCTTGGCTATCGTCGCGACCAATTATCTATGAGAGGAGAGGGGGGTATCGCATGAGTGATAACAAGGTTTTCGGTATGCCGGCGGAATCAGGCCGCTGGATCTTCGTTGTTCTCGGATTCATCATCAACATCTGCCTCGGGAGCGTGTACGCCTACAGCGTGTTCCGGGGGCCCGTCCAGAAGCTCCTGAACGCCAGCGCCACGGAAGCGGGAATGCCGTTCATGATCTTCCTGGCCCTTTTTGCCGTCATGGTCTTTTTCGGCGGCCAGATCATCGCCAAGCTGGGCCCCCGGAACCTGGGCATCCTGGGCGGCGTGATCGTCGGCGTGGGCTGGATCATGGCCAGCCAGTCGACAAGCATTAACATGCTCACCATTACCTATGGCCTCATCGGCGGCGCAGGCGTGGGGCTCGCCTACGGAGTGCCCCTGGCGGTCGTGGGACGCTGGTTCCCCGACAAGCGAGGCTTGGCCCTGGGTCTCACCCTGGCCGGCTTCGGCGGATCGCCCTTCGTTTCCGCCAATGTGGCGGCGGCCCTGATCAAGGCCGTCGGCCCCATGGAAACATTCATGTACATGGGAGCGGCCTTCCTGGTCATCGTTGCTGTGTGCTTCCTGCCCTTCCGCTACCCGAAGGACGGATGGGTCCCCGCGGGCTGGAAGGCCCCGGCCGCGGCAGCGGGCGGTGGAAACGACTTCGCCATGGGTGAAATGGCAAAGACCACCACGTTCTACGGCCTCTTCCTCTGCTACACCATCGGCTGTCTCGCGGGCCTCATGGCCATCGGCATCTCCAGCTCCGTGGCCCAGGAGATCATCAAGATCAACGCGGCAACCGCCGCCACGCTGGTGGGTGTCTTCGCCATCTTCAACGGCGTGGGCCGGCCGCTCTTCGGCGTCCTGACAGACAAGCTCTCACCCAGGATAGCCGCCATCATCTCCTTTGTCATCATCCTCGTCTGCTCCCTGGGCATGCTTACGGCGGGTGAAGGCAGCGTGACCATGTATGTCGCCTGCTTCGTCGGCTTCTGGCTCTGCCTGGGCGGCTGGCTTGCCATTGCCCCGACGGCGACGACCACCTTCTTCGGCGTGAAGAATTACGCCAGGAACTACGGCCTCGTGTACTTCGCCTATGGCGTGGGGGCGATCCTCGGCGGCATCATTTCCGGGCAGGCAAAGGACGCCTTCGGCTCCTATGCCATTGCCTTTTACCCCACGGCCGGGCTCGCGGTGCTGGGCATCATCATCGCCTTCTTCATGATGAAGCCGCCCAAGAGATAACCCGGGCTGCAGAACACCGGCGCCGGCCCCGAGGCCGGCGCTTTTTTTTGCCCGATTCGGATTGACAAGGCATCCCCTCTTCCCTATCATCGGGCTCACTTCAAACCGGTGGTTTCCATGACGATCCAGGACGTTTTCCAGCATTACGCCGGCGATCTCCGGCAGGTCGAGGCCTTCATGGAGCGGGAGTTCCGCTCCGAGGTGGCTCTGATTCCGGAGATCTCGCGCTACCTGATCGGAAGCGGCGGGAAGCGTTTCCGGCCCCTGCTTCTGATTGCCTGCGCCAACCTCAGCGGATACAGGGGCGAACGATGCGCCCGCCTTGCCGCGGTCCTGGAGTTCATCCACACCGCCACCCTTCTCCACGACGACGTCATCGACGAGGGACAGCTCCGCCGGGGCAAGGCATCGGCCAACACCGTCTGGGGCAATGCGGCGAGCGTACTCGTCGGCGACTTCCTCTATTCCAAGTCCTTCCGCATCCTCTCGGACGACGGGAGCATCGACGTGCTCCGCCTGATGTCGGAGACAACGAACATCATGTCCGAGGGGGAGGTCTTTCAGCTTATCCGGAGCGGGGACGTCCGCATCACGGAAGAGGACTATCTGACCATCATCGAGAAGAAGACGGCCATCCTCATGGCGGCGGCCTGCGCTATCGGCGGGATTCTGGGCGACCGGGGGGCGGCGGGTGTGGAGGCGCTCCGGCGCTTCGGCCTTCTCCTGGGCATGGCCTTCCAGATGACCGACGACACCCTGGACTACATGGCCGAGGAGGCCCTCTTCGGCAAGACCATCGGCAAGGACCTCCAGGAGGGAAAGCTGACCCTCCCGCTGATTGCCGCACTTGCCCGCTGCCCCGAAACGGAGCGCAACCGGGTCGTCGGACTGGTTGAGGAGATGAAGCGGTCGGGCGGCGCCGACGGAGTCGGGGAAGTGGTGGATTGCATCCGCCGTAACGACGGCATTTCCTATACCCTCGGAAAGGCGGAGGCGTTCGTGGCGGAGGCGAGGGCATGCCTGGACGGGTTCGATTCCTCAGAGGCCAGGCAGCATCTGCTCGCCATCGCCGGGTTTATCCTGGAACGGCGGACCTGATTCGCCGGAAAACACGTTTCCGGATATCCGTCATCCGATCATCGCCGGGAGGCGACAGAGGCCGGACCGTTCCGGCGGCGGCGTTTCGCGGTCCCTCTTCAGGGCGGCGGGCAGGAATTCCAGGATGTCCCGGGCGGTGATGCCGTCTTCCCCCTTTGCGTCCGCCGCCAGGTCCCCCGCCAGGCCGTGGAGGAAAACCCCCTTCCGGACGGCCTCTTCCATCGGCAGGCCCATCCCGAACATGGCGGCGATCGTTCCCGTGAGGACGTCTCCCGACCCCGCCGTGGCCATCCCGGCGTTTCCGCTCAGGTTGACGAAGACCCGGCCGTCGGGGCAGCCGATCAGGCTGTGGGCGCCCTTCAGGACGATGATGGATTTCAGGTCCCGCGCTGCGGCCTGGAGGACGGCGATCCGGTTCCGGCGGATGTCGGCCGCAGTTTTCCCCGTTAATCTGGACATCTCGCCGGGATGCGGCGTCAAAACCGTCGGCGCCTTCCGCTTCCGAAGGATTCCCGGATCCACCGCCAGGGCCGTCAGGCCGTCGCCGTCGATCAGGACGGGTTTCCCGATCCCCTTGACCAGCTCCCGCACCAGTGTCTGTGTCTCCGCCGCCAGGGAAAGGCCCGGTCCCAGGACCACCATGTCCACCTTCCCGGCAACGGCCAGGATGTCCGCCTTGCTCCTCCGGGAGAGGCTGCCGGAGGCCGTCTCCCGCTGGGGGGTGAAGACGGCCTCGGCGGCGCCCTGCGCCAGGAAAGGCACGATCGAGGCGGGAGCCGCCAGCCGGGCATAGCCTCCGCCGGCCTTGAGGAACGACAGGGCGGCAAACTGGGGTGCCCCGAGGTAGCCCGCGGCTCCGGCGATAAAGAGGGCGTCCCCGACGGCTCCCTTGTGGACCTCCGGGTCCCGGGGCGGCAGGGGGATGAAACCGTTCAGGGCGATCTTCAGTTCCTCCCGGCCGGTCAGCTCCGGCGGAAAGGAGATGCCGGAGACAAAGATCTCTCCGCAGTGGCCGAACCCCGGGTAGAGAATGTTTCCCGGCTTCGGGAGCCCGAAAGTAACCGTCCAGGAGGCCTTCACGGCGGTGCCCATGATTTCTCCCGTGTCGCCGTTGACGCCGGAAGGGATGTCCAGGCTGAGGGTCTTTCGTCCGCTGTCGTTGATGAGATCGATGGCCTCCCGGTAGAGACCGGACACCTCCCGGTCGAGACCGGTGCCGAGCAGGGCGTCGACGACGGCGTCTGCATGGACGATGTATTTTCGGATCTCCAGGAGGTCGTCCGCGGGGCGCATGTCCACGGGCAGGCGCCGGAGAATCCCGAAGTTCGTCACCGAGGCCCCCCGGAACCGGCCCGGATCGCCCAGGAGGAAGACCTTGGGGATCCCGCCCAGGGAATGGATCTTCCGGGCCACGACCAGCCCGTCCCCGCCGTTATTCCCGCTTCCGCAGAGGACGACGAATCGTTTCCCGGCCACGCCGACCCGACGCTCCAGAAGGGCGACCGCGGCCAGTCCCGCATTTTCCATCAGGATCTCTTCCGGAATTCCCAGCTTCTCGATCGCCCACCGGTCCATCGCCCGGATCTCTTCGACCCCCGCCACTTTCATTGCAACGTTCCTTTCAACGCATTCCCTGATTGTAACCCTCCTCCCGGAAGGTCATCTTCAATTCGTGGATGCCGCCGCCGCTGCGCCGCTCGATCTCGAAGCCGCCCTTTTCA encodes the following:
- a CDS encoding polyprenyl synthetase family protein yields the protein MTIQDVFQHYAGDLRQVEAFMEREFRSEVALIPEISRYLIGSGGKRFRPLLLIACANLSGYRGERCARLAAVLEFIHTATLLHDDVIDEGQLRRGKASANTVWGNAASVLVGDFLYSKSFRILSDDGSIDVLRLMSETTNIMSEGEVFQLIRSGDVRITEEDYLTIIEKKTAILMAAACAIGGILGDRGAAGVEALRRFGLLLGMAFQMTDDTLDYMAEEALFGKTIGKDLQEGKLTLPLIAALARCPETERNRVVGLVEEMKRSGGADGVGEVVDCIRRNDGISYTLGKAEAFVAEARACLDGFDSSEARQHLLAIAGFILERRT
- a CDS encoding NAD(P)H-hydrate dehydratase, which encodes MKVAGVEEIRAMDRWAIEKLGIPEEILMENAGLAAVALLERRVGVAGKRFVVLCGSGNNGGDGLVVARKIHSLGGIPKVFLLGDPGRFRGASVTNFGILRRLPVDMRPADDLLEIRKYIVHADAVVDALLGTGLDREVSGLYREAIDLINDSGRKTLSLDIPSGVNGDTGEIMGTAVKASWTVTFGLPKPGNILYPGFGHCGEIFVSGISFPPELTGREELKIALNGFIPLPPRDPEVHKGAVGDALFIAGAAGYLGAPQFAALSFLKAGGGYARLAAPASIVPFLAQGAAEAVFTPQRETASGSLSRRSKADILAVAGKVDMVVLGPGLSLAAETQTLVRELVKGIGKPVLIDGDGLTALAVDPGILRKRKAPTVLTPHPGEMSRLTGKTAADIRRNRIAVLQAAARDLKSIIVLKGAHSLIGCPDGRVFVNLSGNAGMATAGSGDVLTGTIAAMFGMGLPMEEAVRKGVFLHGLAGDLAADAKGEDGITARDILEFLPAALKRDRETPPPERSGLCRLPAMIG
- a CDS encoding molybdenum cofactor guanylyltransferase; protein product: MERIAGIVLSGGKNTRMGANKAFLTVEGERMIDRAVQILRDVCDEILVVTNEPLEYLDLGVTVVTDIFKGMGPLAGIHSGLFHAGAPRAFVCACDMPYLDAPFIRYLVSLAEGYDIVVPCRGDRPEPLHAVYSLKCLPVIRSLLERNERKVTGFYKGFHILTVGEAETAPFFAGQDPFLNVNTREQLRALGRQPSAPGSRT
- a CDS encoding OFA family MFS transporter; translated protein: MSDNKVFGMPAESGRWIFVVLGFIINICLGSVYAYSVFRGPVQKLLNASATEAGMPFMIFLALFAVMVFFGGQIIAKLGPRNLGILGGVIVGVGWIMASQSTSINMLTITYGLIGGAGVGLAYGVPLAVVGRWFPDKRGLALGLTLAGFGGSPFVSANVAAALIKAVGPMETFMYMGAAFLVIVAVCFLPFRYPKDGWVPAGWKAPAAAAGGGNDFAMGEMAKTTTFYGLFLCYTIGCLAGLMAIGISSSVAQEIIKINAATAATLVGVFAIFNGVGRPLFGVLTDKLSPRIAAIISFVIILVCSLGMLTAGEGSVTMYVACFVGFWLCLGGWLAIAPTATTTFFGVKNYARNYGLVYFAYGVGAILGGIISGQAKDAFGSYAIAFYPTAGLAVLGIIIAFFMMKPPKR